In one window of Frigoriglobus tundricola DNA:
- a CDS encoding thiamine pyrophosphate-binding protein yields the protein MLGPNEPRDPSSEPAQPGFTAAAGDPRDLSPAQPGFTAAAGDPRDLSPAQPGFTAAPINIVSALEAAGFTHLVWIPDSHLGTWEPALRSSRLALVRVCREGEAIGVAIGLILGGARPLVAVQCTGFFEAGDAVRNAVHDLKLPLKLIVGVRSERAARAGKSRDNCPWFAERVVAAWELHSTRFDPAEGGATELTGALSTLAEHPAAAAVLWAE from the coding sequence ATGCTCGGCCCCAATGAACCTCGCGACCCTTCCTCAGAGCCCGCACAGCCGGGCTTCACGGCCGCTGCTGGTGACCCTCGCGACCTGTCGCCCGCACAGCCGGGCTTCACGGCCGCTGCTGGTGACCCTCGCGACCTGTCGCCCGCACAGCCGGGCTTCACGGCCGCTCCAATTAACATCGTATCGGCCCTCGAAGCCGCCGGGTTTACCCATCTCGTGTGGATTCCCGACAGTCATCTGGGCACCTGGGAGCCTGCGCTCCGGTCGTCGCGGCTCGCGCTGGTCCGGGTGTGTCGCGAGGGGGAGGCGATCGGCGTGGCGATCGGGCTTATACTCGGCGGCGCACGGCCGCTGGTTGCAGTCCAGTGTACCGGCTTCTTCGAGGCCGGCGACGCGGTCCGCAACGCGGTACACGACCTGAAGCTCCCACTAAAACTGATCGTCGGCGTGCGCAGCGAGCGGGCGGCGCGGGCCGGAAAGAGTCGCGACAACTGCCCCTGGTTCGCGGAGCGGGTGGTTGCGGCGTGGGAACTGCACTCCACGCGGTTCGACCCGGCCGAAGGCGGCGCGACGGAACTGACGGGTGCCCTCTCGACACTCGCCGAACACCCGGCGGCGGCCGCGGTCCTCTGGGCGGAGTGA
- a CDS encoding class I SAM-dependent methyltransferase, whose protein sequence is MDGGFGSLKLFAYESDGSAEHRTPLPGPASIGTDIGLAMNRPDPHVAATRELIRPPTVHRGRRESEPFSAAWFEELEQKRYQRHGAWLTRALEFGRHPGESLLVLGCGLGTDAVRYARTDTTVTVATTADEYPNIVRANFARDGLTATFAKLDGPRLPFADGAFDVVTWNTLYDPAAPDPTRVDELFRVLKPGGKVIGLFPARFDSAFWQDIFLPLQRLWWRRPQDPATAPKTSARELRRTFARFGELRVSKRHLRRGELPHVWRIFPLMLLERWIGRVLVLKAKKPILVTRPQTKFDTPGRLAA, encoded by the coding sequence ATGGACGGCGGGTTCGGCAGCCTGAAACTGTTCGCGTACGAGTCGGACGGCTCGGCGGAACACCGCACGCCCCTGCCGGGACCGGCCTCCATTGGAACGGACATCGGGCTCGCGATGAATCGCCCGGACCCACACGTCGCCGCGACCCGCGAACTCATCCGCCCGCCCACGGTTCATCGTGGCCGGCGCGAATCGGAGCCCTTTTCCGCCGCATGGTTCGAGGAACTGGAGCAAAAACGGTACCAACGACACGGGGCGTGGCTCACACGGGCCCTGGAGTTCGGGCGGCACCCCGGCGAATCGCTGCTCGTTCTCGGCTGCGGTCTGGGCACCGACGCCGTCCGCTACGCCCGGACCGACACGACCGTCACCGTCGCGACCACGGCCGACGAGTACCCGAATATCGTCCGCGCCAACTTTGCCCGCGACGGGCTCACCGCCACGTTCGCCAAACTCGACGGCCCGCGGCTCCCGTTCGCCGACGGCGCGTTTGATGTGGTCACGTGGAACACGCTTTACGATCCGGCCGCCCCCGACCCGACCCGCGTGGACGAGCTGTTCCGCGTGTTGAAGCCCGGCGGGAAAGTGATCGGCCTGTTCCCGGCCCGTTTCGACTCCGCGTTCTGGCAGGACATATTTCTGCCCCTTCAGCGCCTGTGGTGGCGCCGGCCACAGGACCCCGCGACCGCGCCGAAGACCTCCGCCCGTGAACTGCGCCGTACGTTCGCCCGCTTCGGCGAACTCCGCGTTTCCAAAAGGCATTTGCGCCGGGGCGAGTTGCCGCACGTGTGGCGCATCTTCCCGCTCATGCTCCTGGAGCGGTGGATCGGCCGCGTGCTGGTTCTGAAGGCGAAAAAGCCCATCCTCGTCACCCGGCCCCAAACGAAGTTCGACACGCCCGGCCGTCTGGCGGCGTGA
- a CDS encoding thiamine pyrophosphate-dependent enzyme: protein MMTHRDTLEVLAAHRRDQVVVTTMGSVGLWPRLSDSPLDFHYLPSSMGQGVPLGLGLCLARPERGVIVLTGDGGLLMNLGCLVTVAQYTVPLYILLIDNGLYEVTGGQSVPNAGRTNFAALARGAGIARVHECATRDEWHAIAGEGLSGSGPVFVWLKVAGEVGKATPVAPRPMEEQIRRLRAALGA, encoded by the coding sequence ATGATGACACATCGCGACACGCTCGAAGTGCTGGCCGCTCACCGCCGCGATCAGGTGGTCGTGACCACGATGGGGTCGGTCGGACTGTGGCCACGGCTCTCGGATTCGCCACTGGACTTCCACTACCTACCGTCGAGCATGGGACAAGGCGTTCCACTCGGGCTCGGTCTGTGCCTCGCGCGGCCGGAGCGCGGGGTGATCGTTCTGACCGGCGACGGCGGCCTGCTCATGAACCTCGGCTGCCTCGTCACCGTGGCGCAGTACACCGTGCCGCTCTACATCCTCCTCATTGATAACGGCCTTTACGAAGTGACCGGCGGGCAGTCGGTCCCGAACGCGGGACGAACGAACTTCGCGGCCCTGGCCCGCGGCGCCGGCATCGCTCGCGTCCACGAATGTGCGACGCGCGACGAATGGCACGCCATAGCTGGCGAGGGGCTATCGGGGAGCGGTCCGGTATTTGTGTGGTTGAAGGTGGCGGGAGAGGTGGGAAAGGCGACACCGGTCGCGCCGCGTCCGATGGAAGAGCAGATCCGCCGGCTCCGGGCCGCGCTCGGCGCGTAG